One genomic window of Arachis hypogaea cultivar Tifrunner chromosome 8, arahy.Tifrunner.gnm2.J5K5, whole genome shotgun sequence includes the following:
- the LOC112708251 gene encoding mini zinc finger protein 3-like, which yields MKKRQVAVKTSSTVIRNVRYGECQKNHAANIGGYAVDGCREFMASAGEGTNGALTCAACGCHRNFHRREVQTEVVCEYSPPHHQN from the coding sequence ATGAAGAAGAGACAGGTGGCGGTGAAGACTTCGTCGACGGTGATAAGGAACGTAAGGTACGGGGAGTGCCAGAAGAATCACGCGGCCAATATCGGAGGGTACGCGGTGGATGGGTGCAGGGAGTTCATGGCCAGTGCAGGGGAAGGAACCAACGGCGCTCTCACGTGTGCTGCTTGTGGCTGCCACCGCAACTTCCACCGCAGGGAAGTGCAAACTGAGGTTGTCTGTGAGTActctcctcctcatcatcaaaaCTGA
- the LOC112708252 gene encoding probable methyltransferase PMT2 isoform X2 yields the protein MVTKGNPGDNRNNKGPMPVFTVVGLCAFFYILGVWQRSGFGKGDSIAVAINRETDCSVLSDLSYESHRDGEAGAPDAPEGGVKEFKPCDDQYIDYTPCHDQRRAMTFPRENMMYRERHCPPQEEKLYCLIPAPRGYATPFPWPKSRDYVPYANAPYKSLTVEKAVQNWIQYEGNVFRFPGGGTQFPQGADAYIDELASVIPLDNGMVRTALDTGCGVASWGAYLFKKNVVTMSIAPRDSHEAQVQFALERGVPAIIGVLGTIMLPFPSGSFDMAHCSRCLIPWGGNDGIYMKEVDRVLRPGGYWILSGPPISWRNSYRAWQRPEDELEEEQKQIEDIAKLLCWEKRHEKGEIAIWRKRLNTDECTEQEAQSSTCDATNASDVWYKKMENCITPTKTNGSWKPFPERLNAIPSRITSGSVPGLSVEIFVDDNRSWKKHVNAYKRVNKIIDSGRYRNIMDMNAGLGSFAAAMDSPKLWVMNVVPTIAEKANLGVIFERGLIGIYHDW from the exons ATGGTTACAAAAGGGAACCCGGGAGACAACAGAAACAATAAGGGTCCTATGCCTGTTTTCACGGTAGTTGGCTTGTGTGCTTTCTTCTATATATTAGGCGTATGGCAGCGGAGTGGTTTTGGAAAGGGAGACAGCATAGCGGTGGCAATTAACAGAGAAACGGATTGCAGTGTTCTGAGTGATCTTAGCTATGAATCCCATCGCGATGGTGAAGCTGGAGCGCCTGATGCTCCCGAAGGAGGAGTCAAGGAGTTCAAGCCATGTGATGATCAATACATTGATTATACTCCTTGTCATGATCAAAGACGAGCAATGACATTCCCCCGCGAAAATATGATGTATAGAGAAAGGCATTGTCCTCCTCAAGAAGAAAAACTTTATTGTCTCATACCAGCTCCTAGAGGATATGCAACCCCATTTCCATGGCCCAAGAGCCGTGATTATGTTCCCTATGCGAATGCCCCTTACAAGAGCTTGACAGTGGAGAAGGCTGTGCAAAACTGGATACAATATGAAGGAAATGTTTTCAGGTTTCCTGGTGGAGGCACACAGTTTCCCCAAGGAGCTGATGCTTATATTGATGAACTAGCATCTGTTATTCCACTCGACAATGGCATGGTTAGAACTGCTTTAGATACTGGTTGTGGG GTTGCTAGTTGGGGGGCATACCTGTTTAAGAAAAATGTTGTTACAATGTCAATTGCACCAAGGGACTCTCATGAAGCACAAGTGCAATTTGCTTTAGAAAGAGGTGTTCCGGCTATCATTGGCGTTCTTGGAACCATCATGTTGCCTTTCCCTTCTGGATCATTTGACATGGCACATTGTTCTCGCTGTTTGATTCCATGGGGTGGAAATG ATGGTATATATATGAAGGAGGTTGATCGAGTTCTCAGACCTGGTGGTTACTGGATCCTTTCTGGCCCTCCAATCAGCTGGAGGAATAGCTACCGAGCATGGCAGCGTCCTGAAGATGAGCTTGAGGAGGAGCAAAAGCAGATTGAGGATATTGCTAAACTTCTTTGTTGGGAAAAGAGACATGAGAAGGGTGAAATCGCTATATGGAGAAAAAGATTAAATACCGATGAATGCACTGAACAAGAAGCTCAATCTTCAACATGTGATGCTACAAATGCCAGTGATGTCTG GTACAAAAAGATGGAAAATTGTATAACTCCTACTAAAACTAATGGTTCGTGGAAGCCATTCCCAGAGAGACTCAATGCTATTCCTTCCAGAATAACAAGTGGATCTGTTCCTGGTCTATCTGTAGAGATATTTGTGGATGATAATCGATCATGGAAGAAGCATGTAAACGCTTATAAGCGGGTCAACAAAATCATTGACTCGGGAAGGTATCGCAACATAATGGACATGAATGCTGGTCTGGGGAGTTTTGCTGCTGCCATGGACTCTCCGAAATTATGGGTTATGAATGTTGTGCCTACAATCGCAGAGAAAGCTAACCTTGGTGTTATATTTGAGCGTGGATTGATTGGCATTTATCACGATTGGTAA
- the LOC112708252 gene encoding probable methyltransferase PMT2 isoform X1: MVTKGNPGDNRNNKGPMPVFTVVGLCAFFYILGVWQRSGFGKGDSIAVAINRETDCSVLSDLSYESHRDGEAGAPDAPEGGVKEFKPCDDQYIDYTPCHDQRRAMTFPRENMMYRERHCPPQEEKLYCLIPAPRGYATPFPWPKSRDYVPYANAPYKSLTVEKAVQNWIQYEGNVFRFPGGGTQFPQGADAYIDELASVIPLDNGMVRTALDTGCGVASWGAYLFKKNVVTMSIAPRDSHEAQVQFALERGVPAIIGVLGTIMLPFPSGSFDMAHCSRCLIPWGGNDGIYMKEVDRVLRPGGYWILSGPPISWRNSYRAWQRPEDELEEEQKQIEDIAKLLCWEKRHEKGEIAIWRKRLNTDECTEQEAQSSTCDATNASDVWYKKMENCITPTKTNGSWKPFPERLNAIPSRITSGSVPGLSVEIFVDDNRSWKKHVNAYKRVNKIIDSGRYRNIMDMNAGLGSFAAAMDSPKLWVMNVVPTIAEKANLGVIFERGLIGIYHDWCEAFSTYPRTYDLIHANAVFSLYKNECGAEDILLEMDRILRPEGAVIIRDDVGVLMRVKRIVRGMRWKTRMVDNEDGPLVSEKVLFAVKQYWVAGDNSTSSL; the protein is encoded by the exons ATGGTTACAAAAGGGAACCCGGGAGACAACAGAAACAATAAGGGTCCTATGCCTGTTTTCACGGTAGTTGGCTTGTGTGCTTTCTTCTATATATTAGGCGTATGGCAGCGGAGTGGTTTTGGAAAGGGAGACAGCATAGCGGTGGCAATTAACAGAGAAACGGATTGCAGTGTTCTGAGTGATCTTAGCTATGAATCCCATCGCGATGGTGAAGCTGGAGCGCCTGATGCTCCCGAAGGAGGAGTCAAGGAGTTCAAGCCATGTGATGATCAATACATTGATTATACTCCTTGTCATGATCAAAGACGAGCAATGACATTCCCCCGCGAAAATATGATGTATAGAGAAAGGCATTGTCCTCCTCAAGAAGAAAAACTTTATTGTCTCATACCAGCTCCTAGAGGATATGCAACCCCATTTCCATGGCCCAAGAGCCGTGATTATGTTCCCTATGCGAATGCCCCTTACAAGAGCTTGACAGTGGAGAAGGCTGTGCAAAACTGGATACAATATGAAGGAAATGTTTTCAGGTTTCCTGGTGGAGGCACACAGTTTCCCCAAGGAGCTGATGCTTATATTGATGAACTAGCATCTGTTATTCCACTCGACAATGGCATGGTTAGAACTGCTTTAGATACTGGTTGTGGG GTTGCTAGTTGGGGGGCATACCTGTTTAAGAAAAATGTTGTTACAATGTCAATTGCACCAAGGGACTCTCATGAAGCACAAGTGCAATTTGCTTTAGAAAGAGGTGTTCCGGCTATCATTGGCGTTCTTGGAACCATCATGTTGCCTTTCCCTTCTGGATCATTTGACATGGCACATTGTTCTCGCTGTTTGATTCCATGGGGTGGAAATG ATGGTATATATATGAAGGAGGTTGATCGAGTTCTCAGACCTGGTGGTTACTGGATCCTTTCTGGCCCTCCAATCAGCTGGAGGAATAGCTACCGAGCATGGCAGCGTCCTGAAGATGAGCTTGAGGAGGAGCAAAAGCAGATTGAGGATATTGCTAAACTTCTTTGTTGGGAAAAGAGACATGAGAAGGGTGAAATCGCTATATGGAGAAAAAGATTAAATACCGATGAATGCACTGAACAAGAAGCTCAATCTTCAACATGTGATGCTACAAATGCCAGTGATGTCTG GTACAAAAAGATGGAAAATTGTATAACTCCTACTAAAACTAATGGTTCGTGGAAGCCATTCCCAGAGAGACTCAATGCTATTCCTTCCAGAATAACAAGTGGATCTGTTCCTGGTCTATCTGTAGAGATATTTGTGGATGATAATCGATCATGGAAGAAGCATGTAAACGCTTATAAGCGGGTCAACAAAATCATTGACTCGGGAAGGTATCGCAACATAATGGACATGAATGCTGGTCTGGGGAGTTTTGCTGCTGCCATGGACTCTCCGAAATTATGGGTTATGAATGTTGTGCCTACAATCGCAGAGAAAGCTAACCTTGGTGTTATATTTGAGCGTGGATTGATTGGCATTTATCACGATTG GTGCGAAGCCTTCTCCACATATCCCAGGACCTATGACCTAATCCATGCAAATGCTGTTTTCAGCTtatacaagaatga GTGCGGCGCAGAAGACATTTTATTGGAGATGGATCGTATATTACGGCCTGAAGGAGCTGTAATAATTCGAGATGATGTTGGCGTGCTAATGCGGGTGAAGAGAATTGTGAGAGGAATGAGGTGGAAAACGAGAATGGTGGATAATGAGGATGGTCCATTGGTTTCAGAGAAGGTTTTGTTTGCAGTCAAGCAGTATTGGGTTGCAGGTGACAACAGTACAAGTTCACTGTGA
- the LOC112708253 gene encoding uncharacterized protein At5g39865, with protein sequence MGCVSSNLLNHEDDFGQLGTSALGVGHHIVSLTSTTYGLLTLDPPSSTTTPSTLSEPPEVINSWELMEGLDADSFRFSPLPLPPPKPKPKPSSKKENLDPFERICPPSGENRVVIYTTTLRGVRSTFEACCAVRTAFEAFGVSFCERDVSMDSGFKQELRDLLKGKEREETVPPRVFVKGFYVGGAEEMLRAAEEGLLGELLEGLPRKKMGAVCDGCGDMRFLPCFRCNGSCKTAVLLKEEGHKGRTVVIKCAHCNENGLVVCPICS encoded by the coding sequence ATGGGATGCGTATCTTCAAACCTCCTCAACCATGAAGACGACTTCGGCCAGCTGGGTACCTCCGCACTCGGCGTTGGCCACCACATCGTGTCCCTCACATCCACCACCTATGGCCTCCTCACTCTTGACCCaccctcctccaccaccacccctTCCACCCTGTCCGAACCTCCAGAGGTCATCAACTCCTGGGAGCTGATGGAAGGCCTCGACGCCGACAGCTTCCGCTTCTCTCCACTCCCACTCCCTCCCCCAAAACCCAAACCCAAACCCTCCTCTAAGAAAGAGAACCTGGACCCCTTCGAGAGGATATGCCCTCCCAGCGGCGAGAACAGAGTGGTGATCTACACCACCACCTTGAGGGGAGTGAGGAGCACCTTCGAGGCCTGCTGCGCTGTTAGGACGGCTTTCGAGGCCTTCGGGGTGTCCTTCTGCGAGCGTGACGTGTCCATGGACAGCGGCTTCAAGCAGGAGCTGAGGGACCTTCTGAAGGGGAAGGAGAGGGAGGAAACGGTGCCTCCCAGGGTGTTCGTCAAGGGCTTCTATGTGGGTGGCGCCGAGGAGATGCTGAGGGCGGCGGAGGAGGGGCTGCTGGGGGAGCTGTTGGAAGGCCTTCCGAGGAAGAAGATGGGTGCTGTGTGTGACGGCTGTGGGGACATGAGGTTCTTGCCCTGTTTCCGGTGCAACGGCAGCTGCAAGACAGCGGTGCTCCTCAAGGAAGAAGGCCACAAGGGGAGGACAGTTGTCATCAAGTGTGCTCATTGCAATGAGAATGGCTTAGTGGTATGCCCAATTTGTAGCTGA